The Gossypium hirsutum isolate 1008001.06 chromosome D02, Gossypium_hirsutum_v2.1, whole genome shotgun sequence region ttagtgatcaaatttattattaagctttattttaacaattttaacgTTTTCATTCTTAACAAGCATTATGAACAAACACATATTGtaattaatcatttatttttcaataaaaatatttagttaaaattaatgtataagtaaaccaaaatttaattaaaataaataaaaatatataaattttaatttaaaaaaccaTCATAAACAAATATCAAATTGTATCCATAGGCATGAATTGatacataatttaaattcaagagtaaaataaaaagaatgtaattaataaatttaaagtgTATGTAATAGAAATATactaacatatattttattttattttattaaaaaattagatgGACGAATGAGGTAAAGGAAAATGATATGGCCTCAACCTAATCGCTCCACTTCCTTCCTTTATTGCGACCCACCTCTCCCCATATTTTCCTTCTCTATACGTGTACGGTCAACATTCAGATGCCGCACACGTGTCTTAAATCTAAAGGGGTACTTAAACATCGAGCAACTATTTCCCTCGATGTAATGATCAGAATCAGACACCCAAAGTTGCTCGGCTTttaacccccccccccccaaccCCGCCTATATATATATCTGTCCCCTCAGACTCGCCTAGACAAATAATTGTCCTCTCTCTCCTTCTTTTTTTAACAGCTAAGTGCTGTATATAACTGTTTAAGGGTACTGAGTGGTTCAACTCGGAGGTTCACAGCCTTGGGCTAGTCAagttgaaaaagaagaagaaaaatcatgGTATGTTTCTGTTTTCTGGTTGATCAGACAAAGAAAGTGAGCAAAAGTAAGCCGGCGGCAGGGTTTTGCTCGAGGTGTGGCGGAGGGGCAAGTGTAGCTGATATGAAAACGTGTACAAGGTTTTGCTACGTGCCGTTTTACTGGAAATCGTGGAAGGCAATTATATGCACTTTTTGTGGAGCCATTCTTCGATCTTACCGTTGAATTCATGGAATACTTGTGTTTTCTGCAACTtttgtttttactatttttgcAAGGTCTAAGTTGGAGATGAACTTCAATCTTTCATAATTAGATCAAAGGAGAGCGGTGTCCTCCTCCTTTATCATCCGCAGTTAACAAAGCTTTTATCTATATAAACATAGCA contains the following coding sequences:
- the LOC107909257 gene encoding uncharacterized protein, which produces MVCFCFLVDQTKKVSKSKPAAGFCSRCGGGASVADMKTCTRFCYVPFYWKSWKAIICTFCGAILRSYR